TTCATCCTCTCAATCGAAAACATGTGGGTCTATGACCCGTAGGGAGGCTATCCTCCGATGGCTTCTTTTACAAGTTCATTCAGGAGTCTACCGTCAATACGTCCCTTTACCTTTGGCATGAGGATCTTCATAACCCTGCCTATATCCCTGGGGCCTGTTGCTCCTGTTTCTTTTATAACAGCCTTAATCATTGCCCTCGCCTCATCCTGAGTAAGCGGCTCAGGCAGATAAGATTTAATTATTAAGAGCTCCCTTTCTTCCTTTTCAACTAAGTCCTGCCTGCCGCCTTTAGAAAACTGTTCAATAGAGTCCCTTCCCTGCCTGGCAAGGGATGACAGGACATCGTAAATATCCTCATCTGTGAGAGGGCTCCTTTTCTCAATCTCTCTGTTCTTGGCTGCTGCTTTAATCATCCGGATAACAGAAACCCGTTCCTTATCAGCAGCCTTCATGGCTTCTTCCAGGTCAGTATTAAGTTTCTGAGCGACAGACATATCTACCTCTCGGAAAACCTTATCCTCTTGACGGCCTTCTTTCTTGCAGCTAAGGCTTTCTTTTTCCTCTTGACGCTCGGTTTCTCATAATGCTCTCTCTTTTTAATCTCAGAAAGGATTCCTTCTCTCTCACATTGTTTTTTAAACTTTCTGAGAGCATTTTCAAATGATTCGTTCTCTCTAACCCTTATAGAGGGCATCAAATCCCCCCCCTCTCGGCAAAATTTAGGATAATCTAACAATTAAACACAGATAATGTCAAGGAATCGACACTATTTTTTATTTTTATATGCTTGGCCATCTACTTATCAAGTGGATTATTAAAAAATTTAAGAAGATAAGAAACAATATGATAATGTCCTGGAGAGGATGACTATTAGATAAAGTAAAGTCAATTTTTAAATATTATGTTACATGTAATTTGTAAATTTAATTTTATATTGACAATTCACTATTTTTGTGCTAAGAGTTTAATTAAGAGGGGGGGTCTCGCCAAAGAAAAGAGCTTCATTTTTTAAATATTCCTGATAATTTAAATTTTAGTTTTAATCCGCTGTAAATAGAGTCCCGGAAACCCTTTGAAAGGAGGTGGTTACATGGGGATTAAAAAGAGTAACCTTTTAACTAAATGTGACCAAAAATGGATTCTAACATTTTGGGAGCATTTATTCCGAGCGTTAGCGAGGAATCTCAGTCGTGGTGAGACCTTTCGCTATGCTCAGGGTAAATGAAACCATTGTATGTACAATTACATGCTTGGTTTCATTTATTTATTGGAAGGGGGGTCAAAAATGATTTGGAGATTATTTTTGATGCTTGCTATTCTGTCTCTTCCAGCTTTTGCACTGGCTGAACAGAAAGCAAAGACCATTGATGAGCTCGCAAAGATGTATGACTCATCAAGCTGTAAGACATGTCATGCTGAGATTTATGCACAATGGGAGAAGTCACACCATGCCAGACCTCTTATGGGTATAAAAGAAGGCATATTTTTAATACCGGTTGTGGAAAAGAGTGCCTTTACACCAAAGGATCCTAAAAAAGCAACAATGAAGAATTTTCCTTGCTTTAAATGCCATCTTCCACAAGCACTCACCTCTGCAGAGGATTCTGTTGCAGCGGAGATAGCACAGGCTGTTTTAGCAAAAGACAAGGCTAAGATCAGCAAACTCCAGATTACATGTATTGTCTGTCACAATGAGATGGCCATCATTCACAGACTTCAAGAAGGAAAGCCTGAAAAGGGTGTTTTATACGGCTCAAAAGCTGTGCCTGCTCACGGAGATAAGACTTACACGAAGGTCAAAAAAAGCGTTATTATGAATCAAGCGATATTCTGCGCCCAGTGTCATGGCACAGGACCAAATTTTGATGCTGAAAATCCATATCAGTGTGCAACCTTGTATGGCAGCTATATCCATGCTTATATTCCTGCCGGCGGGACACAGACATGCCAGGAATGCCATATGAAGCCGGTTAACGGCAAAGCAGACCATCTAATTGCTCCCAACTGGAATGACAGACCTCAATCTTCTGAACTTCTGAAGAAGGCAATTTCCCTTGATGTGCAAACAGTGGGTTATCAGTTCCTCCCAAAAGCCGGAACACATATCCCG
This sequence is a window from Nitrospirota bacterium. Protein-coding genes within it:
- a CDS encoding GatB/YqeY domain-containing protein produces the protein MSVAQKLNTDLEEAMKAADKERVSVIRMIKAAAKNREIEKRSPLTDEDIYDVLSSLARQGRDSIEQFSKGGRQDLVEKEERELLIIKSYLPEPLTQDEARAMIKAVIKETGATGPRDIGRVMKILMPKVKGRIDGRLLNELVKEAIGG
- a CDS encoding 30S ribosomal protein S21, translating into MPSIRVRENESFENALRKFKKQCEREGILSEIKKREHYEKPSVKRKKKALAARKKAVKRIRFSER
- a CDS encoding cytochrome C translates to MIWRLFLMLAILSLPAFALAEQKAKTIDELAKMYDSSSCKTCHAEIYAQWEKSHHARPLMGIKEGIFLIPVVEKSAFTPKDPKKATMKNFPCFKCHLPQALTSAEDSVAAEIAQAVLAKDKAKISKLQITCIVCHNEMAIIHRLQEGKPEKGVLYGSKAVPAHGDKTYTKVKKSVIMNQAIFCAQCHGTGPNFDAENPYQCATLYGSYIHAYIPAGGTQTCQECHMKPVNGKADHLIAPNWNDRPQSSELLKKAISLDVQTVGYQFLPKAGTHIPMVVVNTKVTTNAGHRIPDG